The Aspergillus chevalieri M1 DNA, chromosome 5, nearly complete sequence genome includes a region encoding these proteins:
- a CDS encoding uncharacterized protein (COG:M;~EggNog:ENOG410Q2PS;~InterPro:IPR035994;~go_function: GO:0003824 - catalytic activity [Evidence IEA];~go_process: GO:0009116 - nucleoside metabolic process [Evidence IEA]), which translates to MPDNIRKCATTPDSSADESSTSRKKLAHEEYTVGWICPLEVELLAALEMLDEEHESLPQQRSDKNVYHLGNIAGNNVVIAGLWIPGNNPAAVVVTRMRMTFPNIRFGLLVGTGGGVPVKTEYGKIRLDDWWSANRPV; encoded by the coding sequence ATGCCTGATAATATCAGAAAATGTGCAACCACTCCCGACTCTTCAGCAGACGAGTCATCAACTTCTCGGAAGAAATTGGCACACGAGGAATATACAGTCGGTTGGATCTGTCCCTTGGAAGTGGAACTGCTTGCAGCGTTGGAGATGCTGGACGAAGAGCACGAATCTCTTCCTCAACAGCGTAGTGATAAAAACGTGTACCACCTTGGCAACATTGCTGGTAATAACGTCGTGATTGCAGGGCTATGGATACCAGGAAACAATCCTGCAGCCGTGGTCGTTACCCGAATGCGAATGACCTTCCCTAATATCCGTTTTGGTCTCCTGGTTGGAACCGGAGGTGGGGTACCGGTGAAAACTGAGTATGGGAAGATTCGCCTGGATGATTGGTGGTCAGCAAACCGACCGGTATAA
- a CDS encoding short chain dehydrogenase/reductase family protein (COG:Q;~EggNog:ENOG410PKR9;~InterPro:IPR002347,IPR036291,IPR020904;~PFAM:PF00106,PF13561,PF08659;~go_function: GO:0016491 - oxidoreductase activity [Evidence IEA];~go_process: GO:0055114 - oxidation-reduction process [Evidence IEA]) → MWTLREGFTADVCGKLIQRTLLSPWKTLPLLLLVQFTSHGRQIAQQHPRVLYTLQGLASLAVLRRLNAWINQKVLNNGASDQYDWTQEIVVLTGGSNGIGRQIALLLAKRGITVAILDIEAPSKETEDGDKIHYYECDITSPDAIASAATGIRSSLGAPTVLINNAGICTGQTILSGTEAQTRRLFEVNTLSHYHIAREFLPALITANHGMVVTVSSQSGYTTAPNMVDYSASKAAAVAFHEGLAAELTTRYHAPRVRTVLVAQGFTRTGLIRNITPEDTWFNPLLEPETVAEAVVDAVIKGRSGRVVVPGASGWLACNIGSLPLWIQHWTRNRLERLMRAC, encoded by the exons ATGTGGACATTGCGCGAGG GATTTACCGCCGACGTCTGCGGCAAGCTGATCCAGAGGACTCTCCTCAGCCCCTGGAAGACACTACCACTCCTGCTCCTGGTCCAGTTCACATCTCACGGCCGCCAGATCGCGCAGCAGCATCCAAGAGTGCTCTATACATTACAGGGACTGGCATCACTGGCAGTTCTACGCCGTCTAAACGCGTGGATTAACCAAAAGGTCCTCAACAATGGCGCCTCGGACCAGTACGATTGGACGCAAGAAATTGTCGTCTTGACCGGGGGGAGCAATGGGATTGGAAGACAGATAGCACTTCTTCTGGCGAAGCGGGGGATCACTGTTGCCATCCTAGATATTGAGGCTCCGTCAAAGGAGACAGAGGATGGAGACAAGATCCATTACTATGAGTGCGATATCACCTCCCCTGATGCCATAGCTTCAGCTGCTACAGGCATCCGCTCCTCTCTGGGTGCGCCTACGGTTCTCATCAATAATGCCGGTATCTGTACCGGCCAGACCATCCTATCCGGCACGGAGGCACAAACTCGTCGTTTGTTCGAGGTCAACACCTTGTCCCACTACCACATTGCCCGCGAATTTCTTCCCGCTCTTATCACGGCCAACCACGGTATGGTGGTTACTGTCTCTTCGCAGTCCGGGTACACCACTGCGCCCAACATGGTCGACTACTCCGCTAGTAAAGCGGCCGCTGTGGCCTTCCACGAAGGTCTTGCTGCGGAACTGACAACCAGGTATCACGCCCCGCGCGTGCGGACCGTCCTCGTGGCACAGGGTTTCACCCGGACGGGATTGATTCGGAACATCACCCCGGAAGATACATGGTTCAACCCGTTACTTGAACCCGAGACCGTTGCAGAGGCTGTGGTTGACGCGGTGATCAAGGGACGGAGCGGGAGGGTGGTTGTACCGGGGGCATCGGGGTGGTTGGCATGCAATATCGGATCGCTGCCACTCTGGATACAGCATTGGACGAGGAATCGGCTGGAAAGACTAATGAGAGCTTGTTGA